From Vibrio artabrorum, a single genomic window includes:
- a CDS encoding DUF3379 domain-containing protein — protein MDDLEFRRRVLSEPKQRTPDIIDAAANSQTNSHFLDDVLSLDKQIHSAMNVDVPDDLADRILFNQPSSEESNVVRPTFARRAITMAASVAFVAGLLVGQINWKSALVSPAQASLADTAIKHVIDENSFVNVLDEQVTSQQINAKMNPFSFQFDEDFPYHVYYLNHCGFGKSNAIHMVFQGEKGKVTLFLTGIPTEKSLDFDEKGMSGSITPIDGSSLILVGEKGEDVTKIAEKLTKMIKPMS, from the coding sequence ATGGATGATTTGGAATTTCGTCGTCGTGTATTGTCGGAACCTAAACAACGCACACCAGATATCATTGATGCGGCAGCAAACAGTCAAACCAATAGTCACTTCTTAGACGACGTACTATCACTTGATAAACAGATCCACTCTGCGATGAATGTGGATGTACCAGACGATCTCGCTGATCGTATTCTGTTCAATCAACCCTCCAGTGAAGAAAGCAATGTCGTAAGACCGACTTTTGCTCGACGAGCAATAACGATGGCCGCGTCTGTAGCATTCGTTGCCGGTTTATTGGTTGGCCAAATTAACTGGAAGAGTGCACTCGTGTCACCCGCCCAAGCAAGCTTGGCAGATACAGCAATCAAACATGTTATTGATGAAAATAGCTTTGTGAATGTACTGGATGAACAAGTCACATCACAGCAAATCAATGCCAAGATGAACCCATTTTCATTTCAGTTTGATGAAGATTTTCCCTATCACGTTTATTACCTAAACCATTGTGGTTTCGGAAAGTCCAACGCAATTCACATGGTTTTTCAAGGTGAAAAAGGCAAAGTAACACTGTTTTTAACCGGGATTCCAACAGAAAAATCCCTCGACTTTGATGAAAAAGGCATGTCTGGTTCAATAACCCCCATCGATGGCAGCAGTCTCATCCTTGTCGGAGAAAAGGGCGAAGACGTGACTAAGATCGCCGAAAAGCTGACAAAAATGATTAAACCAATGAGCTAA
- a CDS encoding sigma-70 family RNA polymerase sigma factor has protein sequence MFGKKTSRRPVNSDMDKQRKYEALVRAYHRDLFRYAYWLCKDKSIAEDLVQETCLRAWKSLDSLQDEKAAKSWLITILRRENARRFERKQFDLVDIDDHSNDASVSDDPHHQHQWLQVQIMKLEVDYREPLFLQVIGGFSGDEIADILDLNKNTVMTRLFRARNQLKEKLDREEAERGQHNG, from the coding sequence ATGTTTGGAAAGAAAACAAGCAGGCGTCCGGTCAACTCTGATATGGACAAACAAAGAAAATACGAAGCGCTCGTACGAGCCTATCATCGTGACCTCTTTCGCTACGCCTATTGGTTGTGCAAAGACAAAAGCATCGCCGAAGATTTAGTACAGGAGACTTGCCTTCGCGCATGGAAGTCACTCGATAGCCTACAAGATGAAAAAGCCGCTAAGTCTTGGCTAATTACCATCTTGAGACGCGAGAATGCTCGACGCTTTGAACGCAAACAATTTGATCTGGTCGATATCGACGATCACAGTAACGATGCTAGTGTCAGTGATGACCCACACCATCAGCACCAATGGTTGCAAGTACAGATCATGAAACTCGAAGTCGATTATCGTGAACCTCTCTTCTTGCAAGTGATTGGGGGATTTAGTGGTGATGAGATCGCCGATATTCTCGATCTCAACAAAAACACGGTAATGACACGTTTATTCAGAGCTCGAAACCAGTTGAAAGAGAAGTTGGATAGAGAAGAGGCAGAGAGGGGGCAACATAATGGATGA
- the fadI gene encoding acetyl-CoA C-acyltransferase FadI, protein MGKQEVKTRSGERVAVVAGLRTPFARQSTEFSQVPAVDLGKMVVSEMLARTDVDPALIEQVVFGQVVQMPEAPNIAREIVLGTGMDINTDAYSVTRACATSFQAAVNVTESIMAGTIDVGIAGGADSSSVLPIGVSKKLAANLLALSKTKTLGQKLKILKTLSVKDLMPVPPAVAEYSTGLSMGQTAEQMAKTHGITREAQDALAHRSHSLASQAWKEGKIQDEVMTAFPAPYKNYLAEDNNIRHDSTVEGYAKLRPAFDRKYGSVTAANATPLTDGGAAVMLMREGKAKELGLEVLGYIRGYAFSAIGVETDMLMGPTYATAQVLKNTGLELSDLTLIEMHEAFAAQVLANVKMFASDEFAQKNLGRDKAIGEIDMEKFNVLGSSIAYGHPFAATGARMMTQTLRELKRRGGGLALNTACAAGGLGAAMILEVE, encoded by the coding sequence ATGGGCAAACAGGAAGTCAAAACACGTTCCGGAGAACGTGTCGCCGTTGTCGCTGGATTACGAACCCCATTCGCTCGTCAGAGCACAGAATTTAGTCAAGTGCCCGCTGTTGACCTTGGCAAAATGGTTGTGAGCGAGATGCTTGCCCGAACGGATGTTGATCCTGCACTCATTGAACAAGTTGTGTTCGGTCAAGTGGTGCAGATGCCGGAGGCACCGAATATTGCGCGTGAAATTGTGCTTGGTACAGGCATGGATATTAATACCGATGCTTACAGTGTGACGCGTGCTTGTGCAACGAGTTTTCAAGCTGCTGTTAACGTGACCGAAAGTATAATGGCAGGCACGATTGATGTCGGTATTGCGGGTGGTGCGGATTCTTCTTCTGTATTGCCAATTGGTGTTTCGAAGAAGCTCGCGGCAAACCTATTGGCGTTAAGCAAAACGAAAACGCTAGGTCAAAAGCTGAAGATTCTTAAAACACTTTCAGTTAAAGATCTGATGCCAGTACCACCGGCGGTAGCCGAATACTCGACAGGCCTATCCATGGGACAAACGGCCGAGCAGATGGCTAAGACCCATGGTATTACTCGCGAAGCTCAAGATGCACTGGCTCACCGTTCTCACTCGTTGGCTTCTCAAGCATGGAAAGAAGGCAAGATTCAAGACGAAGTGATGACGGCATTCCCTGCGCCTTATAAAAACTACCTCGCGGAAGACAACAATATTCGCCATGACTCAACGGTTGAAGGCTACGCTAAGCTGCGTCCTGCTTTTGATAGAAAGTACGGCAGTGTAACCGCTGCCAATGCTACGCCGCTGACTGATGGCGGTGCGGCGGTGATGTTGATGCGCGAAGGTAAAGCGAAGGAGCTAGGCTTAGAAGTGCTTGGCTATATTCGTGGTTATGCGTTCTCAGCAATTGGTGTTGAAACGGATATGTTGATGGGGCCAACGTACGCGACCGCTCAAGTACTAAAGAACACCGGTCTAGAGTTATCTGATCTAACCTTGATTGAGATGCACGAAGCATTTGCAGCACAAGTGTTGGCTAACGTTAAAATGTTCGCCAGCGATGAGTTTGCTCAGAAGAACCTTGGCCGCGACAAAGCGATTGGTGAGATTGATATGGAGAAGTTCAACGTGCTGGGTAGTTCCATTGCTTATGGACACCCGTTTGCGGCGACAGGGGCGCGAATGATGACTCAAACACTGCGTGAACTGAAACGTCGCGGTGGCGGCTTGGCACTGAACACGGCGTGTGCGGCTGGTGGTTTAGGTGCAGCAATGATCTTGGAGGTGGAATAA
- the fadJ gene encoding fatty acid oxidation complex subunit alpha FadJ, whose protein sequence is MSTTLDATTEKEIVAQPDSTSATESTKNKATAFSLNIDEQDIAWLAIDVPNEKMNTLQAAFAEEMKAIFEQLKEKQSRIKGLIVHSLKPDNFIAGADVRMLDACKTADEAQSLARQGQEMFQTLSDLPYPVVAAIHGPCLGGGLELALACDYRVCTDSDQTRLGLPEVQLGLLPGSGGTQRLPRLIGLLPSLDLILTGKQLRAKKAKSLGVVDACVPETILLEVAKSYVEKNSGGKKGKRLASKKRASAKEKLISRTGLGRKVIFEQASKKTNQKTRGNYPAADAILDVIRYGLENGFDKGLHYEAKRFSELVMTAESKALRSIFFATTEMKKEHGADAEPKAVKRIGVLGGGLMGAGISHVSVAKAKVPVRIKDVSNEGVLNALNYNYQLFDKQRKRRILSRAGLESKMLQLAGGIDFTSFNHTDVVIEAVFEDLELKQSMVADIEANAKPETIFATNTSSLPIHKIAEKALRPENVVGLHYFSPAEKMPLVEVIPHETTSEETISTVVALAKKQGKTPIVVKDTAGFYVNRILAPYMNEAAHLLLANEPIEKLDSALLDFGFPVGPITLLDEVGVDIGAKIIPILVNELGNRFQGPDVFDVLLNDNRKGRKSGKGFYTYKGKKKEVDKSVYKLLKLQPEPKLSDNDIALRCVLPMLNEAVRCLDDGIIRSPRDGDIGAIFGIGFPPFLGGPFRYMDQVGIKSLVEMMNDFAKKYGDRFAPCDGLLTRAGLDDSFYK, encoded by the coding sequence ATGTCTACGACTCTTGATGCAACAACAGAAAAAGAAATCGTCGCTCAACCCGATTCAACGTCTGCGACTGAATCAACCAAAAACAAAGCGACAGCGTTCTCTCTTAATATCGATGAACAAGATATTGCATGGCTTGCGATCGATGTGCCAAACGAGAAAATGAACACGCTGCAAGCGGCTTTTGCTGAAGAAATGAAAGCCATCTTCGAGCAACTCAAAGAAAAGCAGAGCCGAATTAAGGGTTTAATCGTTCATTCTCTCAAGCCAGATAACTTTATCGCGGGTGCGGATGTACGAATGCTGGATGCGTGTAAAACGGCTGATGAAGCACAGTCTTTAGCTCGCCAAGGGCAGGAGATGTTTCAAACACTTTCAGATCTTCCGTACCCTGTCGTCGCAGCAATACATGGTCCATGTTTAGGCGGCGGGTTAGAACTGGCTCTTGCGTGTGATTACCGGGTATGTACCGATTCAGACCAAACCCGTCTTGGCCTGCCAGAAGTTCAGTTAGGTTTATTGCCTGGCTCTGGTGGCACACAGCGCCTTCCTCGTCTAATTGGTTTGCTGCCATCACTCGATCTTATTCTAACGGGTAAACAACTGCGTGCTAAGAAAGCAAAATCACTTGGGGTTGTGGATGCTTGTGTACCTGAAACCATCTTGCTTGAAGTGGCTAAAAGCTATGTTGAAAAGAATTCAGGTGGCAAAAAAGGTAAGCGTCTTGCGTCTAAAAAACGGGCTTCAGCCAAAGAAAAACTGATTTCACGTACTGGGTTGGGGCGCAAAGTGATTTTTGAACAAGCTTCTAAGAAGACAAATCAGAAAACACGCGGCAATTACCCAGCAGCAGATGCGATCCTCGATGTGATTCGTTATGGCTTGGAGAATGGCTTTGATAAAGGCCTTCACTATGAAGCGAAGCGTTTCTCAGAACTGGTGATGACTGCTGAATCCAAAGCCCTGCGTTCGATTTTCTTTGCAACCACGGAAATGAAAAAAGAACACGGCGCAGACGCAGAACCGAAAGCGGTGAAACGTATTGGTGTGCTAGGCGGCGGTCTAATGGGTGCAGGTATTAGTCATGTGAGTGTGGCAAAAGCGAAAGTGCCAGTGCGTATTAAAGATGTATCAAATGAAGGTGTGCTTAATGCGCTTAACTACAACTATCAGTTGTTCGATAAGCAGCGTAAACGTCGAATTTTGAGTAGAGCGGGTCTTGAAAGTAAGATGCTTCAGTTGGCTGGTGGTATCGACTTTACCAGCTTTAACCACACCGACGTGGTGATTGAAGCCGTGTTTGAAGATCTTGAGCTTAAGCAATCAATGGTTGCGGACATTGAAGCCAATGCTAAGCCAGAGACAATCTTTGCGACTAATACGTCTTCTTTGCCAATCCATAAGATTGCAGAGAAGGCGCTGCGACCAGAAAATGTGGTTGGCCTGCATTACTTCAGCCCTGCCGAAAAAATGCCGCTGGTTGAAGTTATTCCTCATGAAACAACGTCAGAAGAGACGATTTCGACAGTGGTTGCATTAGCGAAGAAGCAAGGTAAAACCCCAATTGTTGTTAAAGATACGGCTGGCTTCTATGTGAACCGTATTCTTGCGCCGTACATGAACGAAGCGGCGCATCTGTTATTGGCGAATGAGCCGATTGAAAAACTTGATAGCGCATTATTGGACTTCGGTTTTCCGGTCGGCCCGATCACCTTGCTCGATGAAGTGGGGGTTGATATTGGTGCGAAGATCATTCCGATTTTAGTCAATGAGCTTGGCAACCGTTTCCAAGGCCCAGATGTGTTCGATGTTCTTTTGAATGACAACCGTAAAGGCCGTAAGAGTGGTAAAGGTTTCTATACTTACAAGGGCAAAAAGAAGGAAGTCGATAAGTCAGTTTACAAGCTGCTTAAGCTGCAACCGGAACCTAAGTTGAGCGATAACGACATTGCTCTGCGTTGTGTGTTACCCATGCTGAATGAAGCGGTCCGTTGTCTTGATGACGGTATTATTCGCAGCCCTCGTGATGGTGATATCGGTGCGATTTTCGGTATCGGTTTCCCGCCATTTTTAGGTGGCCCGTTCCGCTATATGGATCAAGTCGGCATTAAATCTCTGGTTGAGATGATGAACGACTTCGCGAAGAAATACGGTGATCGTTTTGCGCCATGTGATGGTCTGTTAACGCGTGCTGGTTTGGATGACTCTTTCTACAAGTAA
- a CDS encoding insulinase family protein: MHLSPNDEHQYRYLTLNNGLRVLLVHDQNAQKAAAALAVNVGHFDDPSDREGLAHYLEHMLFLGTEKYPKIGEFQSFISQHGGSNNAWTGTEHTCFFFDVELNAFKSALDRFSQFFTAPLFNEEALDKERQAVDSEYKMKLNDDSRRLYQVTKELVNHNHPFSKFSVGNIDTLGDRNGETIRQEILAFHQQQYSADLMTLTLSGNQSLDEMQSWVEKRFSSIPNHHLQGKKVEVPIVGELSTGIQVRVEPIKEVRKLILTFPMPNMDAHYGIKPLSFFAHLLGYEGEGSLMMQLKEKGWITSLSAGGGASSSNYRDFTVNCSLTMKGLTKTDSIIQAVFQYIKLIEQQGIEEWRYLEKRAVLESAFRFQEPARPLDIVSHLVINMQHYQEQDVVYGDYKMSHFDEELQRSLLPYLSVDNMRATIIAQGFEYDRKAKWYFTPYSVTPFSPEQTQCFTSINPGWKFELPSKNPFICYELDPKELEDDTQYPQLLEQLDGFKLWHLQDHQFRVPKGVVYIAIDSPHSVSSPRNIVKTRVCVEMFLDSLEKDTYQAEIAGMGYNMYTHQGGVTLTLSGFSEKQPQLLNMIIERFQARDFSPARFTTIKNQLLRNWNNTSQDRPISQLFNTMTGILQPNNPPYSVLIEALETIEVDELSSFVQAILAELHIEMFVYGDWQKNDAHKMAENLKDALRVQGQAYEESLRPLIMLGENGSFQREVACNQDDSAIVVYYQCPDTLPNSIALYSLANHLMSATFFHEIRTKQQLGYMVGTGNMPLNRHPGIVLYVQSPNAAPVDLLASIDEFLNAFYMVLLELNDYQWHSSKRGLWNQISTPDTTLRGRAQRLWVAIGNKDVEFNQRERVLEELKGLTRSDMIRFVVNQLKPRTANRLIMHAQGNAHDTEEKLSVGVEIGSIDEFQLRPKDYDLHG, encoded by the coding sequence GTGCATTTAAGCCCCAACGATGAACATCAATACCGTTACCTAACACTAAATAACGGATTACGAGTACTGCTAGTTCACGATCAGAACGCTCAAAAAGCGGCTGCCGCACTCGCAGTGAATGTCGGGCACTTTGATGACCCTTCAGATAGAGAGGGCTTAGCTCATTATTTAGAGCATATGCTCTTTTTGGGAACAGAAAAGTATCCAAAGATCGGGGAATTCCAAAGCTTTATCAGCCAACATGGTGGCAGTAACAATGCTTGGACGGGAACAGAACATACTTGCTTCTTTTTTGATGTTGAATTAAATGCATTTAAAAGCGCACTCGATCGCTTTAGCCAGTTTTTTACTGCTCCCTTGTTCAATGAGGAAGCGTTAGATAAAGAGCGTCAAGCCGTTGATTCCGAATATAAAATGAAACTCAATGACGATTCTCGCCGCTTGTATCAGGTGACCAAAGAGTTAGTGAACCACAATCATCCATTCTCAAAATTTTCTGTCGGTAATATCGATACCTTGGGTGACAGAAACGGTGAGACGATTCGACAAGAGATCTTAGCTTTCCACCAGCAACAGTACTCTGCTGACTTGATGACGCTGACACTGTCTGGCAATCAGTCATTAGATGAGATGCAAAGCTGGGTGGAAAAACGTTTTAGCTCAATTCCCAATCACCACTTACAAGGCAAAAAGGTTGAAGTGCCGATTGTTGGCGAGCTAAGCACGGGTATTCAAGTCCGTGTTGAGCCGATAAAAGAAGTACGAAAACTTATCTTAACCTTCCCGATGCCGAATATGGATGCACACTACGGCATTAAACCCTTGTCGTTCTTTGCCCATCTTTTAGGTTATGAAGGTGAAGGCAGCTTAATGATGCAACTCAAAGAGAAAGGTTGGATTACCTCCCTATCAGCGGGAGGCGGAGCAAGCAGCAGTAACTACCGTGACTTCACCGTCAATTGTTCATTGACGATGAAGGGTTTAACAAAAACCGACAGCATCATCCAAGCCGTCTTCCAATACATCAAGCTCATTGAACAGCAAGGGATTGAAGAGTGGCGCTACTTAGAAAAACGTGCTGTTTTAGAATCCGCATTCCGCTTTCAAGAGCCAGCAAGGCCGCTTGATATCGTCAGTCATCTTGTGATCAACATGCAGCACTACCAAGAACAAGATGTGGTGTATGGCGATTATAAGATGTCGCACTTTGACGAAGAGTTACAACGCTCTTTACTTCCCTACTTATCCGTCGACAATATGCGTGCAACCATCATTGCCCAAGGCTTCGAATATGATAGAAAAGCAAAATGGTACTTTACCCCCTACTCTGTCACGCCTTTTAGCCCAGAACAAACCCAATGTTTTACGAGTATCAACCCCGGCTGGAAGTTTGAACTGCCAAGTAAAAACCCGTTTATTTGCTATGAGTTAGACCCAAAAGAGCTCGAAGATGACACTCAATACCCACAATTGTTGGAACAGCTCGACGGCTTTAAATTGTGGCACCTGCAAGACCACCAGTTTCGAGTACCCAAAGGTGTCGTGTATATTGCCATCGACAGCCCACATTCGGTATCAAGCCCAAGAAACATCGTTAAGACACGCGTCTGTGTTGAGATGTTCTTAGACTCGCTTGAAAAAGATACGTATCAAGCTGAGATTGCCGGCATGGGTTACAACATGTATACCCATCAGGGCGGTGTTACGCTCACGCTTTCAGGGTTCAGCGAGAAGCAGCCACAACTGCTCAACATGATTATTGAACGTTTCCAAGCTCGCGACTTTAGTCCGGCACGCTTCACAACAATTAAAAATCAGCTGCTCAGAAACTGGAATAACACATCACAAGATCGGCCTATTTCGCAGCTGTTTAATACGATGACTGGAATACTTCAGCCCAATAATCCGCCCTATTCCGTTTTAATTGAAGCATTAGAAACGATAGAGGTGGATGAACTGTCTTCTTTTGTGCAAGCGATTTTGGCCGAACTGCACATAGAAATGTTTGTCTATGGTGACTGGCAAAAAAACGATGCCCACAAGATGGCTGAAAACCTAAAAGATGCGCTGCGTGTTCAAGGCCAAGCCTACGAAGAGTCACTACGCCCATTGATCATGCTTGGCGAAAACGGCAGCTTTCAACGTGAAGTCGCCTGCAATCAAGATGATTCTGCGATTGTGGTCTATTATCAATGTCCCGATACCTTACCTAACAGCATTGCACTATATTCATTAGCCAATCACCTCATGTCGGCGACTTTCTTCCATGAAATACGTACCAAACAACAGCTAGGTTATATGGTTGGGACTGGGAATATGCCACTCAATCGCCATCCCGGTATTGTATTGTACGTGCAGTCACCCAATGCGGCCCCGGTCGACCTACTCGCTTCGATTGATGAATTCCTCAATGCCTTTTACATGGTGTTGTTGGAACTTAATGATTATCAATGGCACAGCAGTAAACGGGGCTTATGGAATCAGATTTCAACCCCAGATACCACATTGCGAGGACGTGCTCAGCGCTTATGGGTGGCGATTGGCAATAAAGACGTCGAATTCAACCAAAGAGAACGTGTGCTTGAAGAGCTAAAAGGGCTAACTCGCTCTGATATGATCCGTTTTGTGGTCAACCAGCTCAAACCACGTACGGCGAATCGTCTAATTATGCACGCACAAGGTAACGCTCACGACACTGAAGAAAAATTATCCGTCGGGGTGGAAATTGGCTCTATTGATGAATTTCAATTACGCCCTAAAGACTACGATCTTCACGGATAA
- the sixA gene encoding phosphohistidine phosphatase SixA, with the protein MKIFIMRHGEAEHFANSDAERALTKRGKIASLAVAQAAAEQGFNQFDKVLVSPYLRAQETWLEISQVFSGKKVEISDDITPYGISSDVFDLTLALADVEKLETILFVSHLPLVGYLTAEFVTGMAPPMFPTSGLACIEFDLEKQTGELLFNINR; encoded by the coding sequence ATGAAAATATTCATAATGCGCCACGGAGAAGCAGAACATTTTGCTAACTCTGACGCTGAACGAGCGTTAACAAAGCGCGGTAAAATCGCGTCTCTTGCTGTGGCTCAAGCAGCCGCTGAGCAAGGGTTTAATCAGTTCGATAAAGTGCTTGTCAGCCCATATTTAAGGGCACAAGAAACGTGGTTAGAGATCTCTCAGGTGTTTTCCGGAAAGAAAGTCGAAATCAGTGATGATATTACCCCTTATGGTATATCCAGTGATGTGTTCGATTTGACTCTAGCGCTGGCCGACGTAGAAAAGCTTGAGACCATTTTATTTGTTTCTCATTTACCTCTTGTGGGCTATTTAACGGCAGAGTTTGTGACTGGTATGGCTCCACCTATGTTCCCAACTTCAGGGCTAGCTTGTATTGAATTCGACCTTGAGAAACAAACTGGTGAGTTACTTTTTAACATCAATCGATAG
- the smrB gene encoding endonuclease SmrB, whose protein sequence is MSKKDTNFDDDFALFSEAVKGVKKLQQDTIIQQPKRDAKQKEMTRTTRQASDSEFYFSDEFIPHLSEEGPTRYSRDDVSKYEVKRLRRGVYVPDVYLDMHGMTQQEAKRELGAMIAHCVKESVACACVQHGIGKHILKQKVPLWLAQHPDVMAFHQAPLEFGGHGALLVLLAVPDK, encoded by the coding sequence ATGAGCAAAAAAGACACCAACTTTGATGACGATTTCGCCCTGTTCAGCGAGGCAGTAAAGGGCGTTAAAAAGTTGCAACAGGATACCATAATCCAGCAGCCAAAAAGAGATGCAAAGCAAAAAGAAATGACTCGAACAACAAGACAAGCCAGTGATAGCGAGTTTTATTTCTCGGATGAGTTCATTCCGCACCTTAGCGAAGAGGGTCCAACGCGTTATTCGCGTGATGATGTCTCTAAATATGAAGTCAAGCGACTACGCCGTGGGGTTTACGTGCCTGACGTCTATCTCGATATGCATGGTATGACACAGCAAGAAGCAAAGCGCGAGCTGGGAGCCATGATCGCTCACTGCGTTAAAGAGAGTGTCGCCTGTGCTTGTGTACAACACGGTATTGGTAAGCATATTCTTAAACAAAAAGTACCGTTGTGGTTAGCACAGCACCCTGATGTTATGGCTTTTCACCAAGCACCGTTAGAGTTCGGTGGTCATGGTGCGCTGTTGGTACTGCTTGCCGTTCCTGATAAGTAA
- the prmB gene encoding 50S ribosomal protein L3 N(5)-glutamine methyltransferase: protein MDKIFVEEAVSELHTLQDVIRWTVSRFNAAGLFYGHGTDNAWDEAVQLILPTLYLPIDVPAHVMNSRLTSSERLRIVERVIKRINDRTPTAYLTNKAWFCGLEFFVDERVLVPRSPIGELIEAQFQPWLTEEPIRIMDMCTGSGCIAIACAHAFPDAEVDAIDISTDALQVAEQNIQDHGMDQQVFPIRSDLFRDLPKEKYNLIVSNPPYVDEEDMNSLPDEFTHEPELGLAAGTDGLKLVRRILADAPDYLTENGILICEVGNSMVHMMEQYPELPFTWIEFSNGGHGVFMITREQLVAHADEFSIYKG, encoded by the coding sequence TTGGATAAGATTTTTGTAGAAGAAGCGGTATCAGAACTACACACGCTTCAAGATGTGATTCGTTGGACCGTTAGCCGCTTTAACGCAGCGGGCTTATTTTATGGTCACGGTACGGATAACGCGTGGGATGAGGCGGTACAACTTATTTTGCCTACTCTTTATCTACCGATTGATGTTCCAGCGCATGTGATGAACTCTCGTTTAACGAGTAGTGAACGTTTACGCATCGTTGAGCGCGTGATTAAGCGTATCAATGATCGCACTCCAACCGCTTATCTAACCAATAAAGCTTGGTTCTGTGGTCTTGAGTTTTTTGTTGATGAACGCGTGCTTGTGCCTCGTTCGCCAATTGGTGAGTTGATCGAAGCTCAGTTTCAACCATGGTTAACTGAAGAGCCAATCCGCATCATGGATATGTGTACGGGCAGTGGTTGTATTGCTATTGCTTGTGCTCACGCATTTCCTGACGCTGAAGTCGATGCGATTGATATTTCTACTGATGCATTGCAAGTGGCTGAGCAGAACATCCAAGATCACGGTATGGATCAACAAGTGTTTCCAATCCGTTCCGATCTTTTCCGCGATTTGCCAAAAGAAAAATATAACCTGATCGTATCAAATCCACCTTACGTGGACGAAGAAGATATGAACAGCTTGCCTGATGAGTTTACTCATGAGCCGGAGCTTGGCCTAGCAGCAGGGACTGACGGACTTAAATTGGTTCGCCGTATCTTGGCTGACGCACCAGATTACCTAACAGAGAATGGTATTCTGATCTGTGAAGTGGGCAACTCAATGGTTCACATGATGGAGCAGTATCCAGAGCTTCCATTTACTTGGATCGAATTCTCAAACGGTGGTCACGGTGTCTTCATGATCACTCGCGAGCAGCTCGTCGCTCATGCAGACGAGTTCTCTATCTACAAAGGCTAG
- a CDS encoding LysE family translocator, giving the protein MSFDTWIYYLLAVLILTASPGPSSLLCMTKGVQSGFTLSIFTALGSLTAITGILTLSFTGLGVIIASSEVVFNVIKWTGAAYLIYLGWKSLRSSQQDYEQQPNQTSVSQSVKESAAQHYLSGFIVGASNPKAILFFTALFPQFIDPSIALFPQFIVFALTFAVMELSWLLVYAYLGAKSSNWLFAKGRAKVFNRVTGGVFIGAGALLSTTSRA; this is encoded by the coding sequence ATGAGCTTTGATACATGGATTTATTATTTGTTGGCAGTGTTGATTTTAACCGCCTCACCGGGGCCAAGCTCTTTGTTGTGTATGACTAAGGGGGTGCAATCGGGCTTCACGCTATCGATATTCACGGCCTTGGGGAGCTTAACAGCCATTACCGGGATCCTAACCTTATCATTTACCGGTTTAGGGGTAATCATTGCCTCGTCGGAAGTGGTATTTAACGTAATTAAATGGACCGGTGCAGCTTATCTTATTTATCTCGGTTGGAAGTCGCTACGCTCTAGCCAACAAGATTACGAGCAGCAACCTAATCAAACCAGCGTTTCTCAATCCGTTAAAGAAAGCGCTGCGCAGCATTATTTAAGTGGTTTTATTGTTGGTGCAAGTAATCCCAAAGCTATCCTGTTTTTTACCGCACTTTTCCCTCAGTTTATCGATCCATCGATCGCACTATTCCCTCAGTTTATCGTGTTTGCTTTGACCTTCGCTGTGATGGAATTGTCTTGGTTGTTGGTGTATGCCTATTTAGGGGCCAAATCGTCAAATTGGTTATTCGCTAAAGGTCGAGCTAAGGTTTTTAATCGCGTTACTGGAGGCGTGTTTATTGGGGCCGGAGCATTGCTTTCGACGACAAGTCGAGCATAG